In the genome of Cryptomeria japonica chromosome 8, Sugi_1.0, whole genome shotgun sequence, one region contains:
- the LOC131857592 gene encoding uncharacterized protein LOC131857592 — protein sequence MGWIYDESTDIGNDYPLIITRIEPTGDGKGDIGDLSTHIGLSEGSHVLSRSPAIDIYGILRDNNHSDYYDRLFQVRHTFLNHSILIFLRLCVLVFFHSQTVKVEDSRMGGDKLRLEPNKVDEFKAKLVAWFVCVEGGIDKLMENMKGNDERLSKQFMTSWEDRRVTMGGISFEINEEVIAQVTGLSMEGSKWKKQSRIADSTNLNQFFRQGKNPIKRVGGFNREELPHVWDEVCYIVMKYFMLEGRLKCLKAQLEEVLAWEEPYWSFVNSIPPLVNEDDNKMLMAPFTNGELREVVFSMPPEKALRPDGFMTLFFQKCWDFVENDVLLALEESRRNRTILKELNTTLIAIIPKVDNPNSFSDFHPIALCNTLYKIITKAISVRLSKLIPRIVSIDQGRFVPGRETSKGAIVAHEISHSISLQKTVTMILKSDMLKAYGVPSLVVAPLQQPVAALQQQSSSHSARYSLLASSAKVPTNSVA from the exons ATGGGATGGATTTATGATGAAAGTACTGACATCGGGAATGATTACCCTCTAATTATTACCCGAATAGAGCCAACTGGCGATGGTAAAGGCGACATTGGGGATCTGTCAACTCACATTGGCCTGAGTGAAGGCTCACATGTTCTGAGTAGATCTCCAGCCATCGATATCTATGGGATCTTAAGGGATAATAATCACTCTGATTATTATGACCGTTTATTTCAAGTCCGACACACTTTTCTCAACCACTCCATCTTGATTTTTCTTCGGCTCTGTGTTCTGGTTTTTTTTCATTCTCAAACTGTGAAAGTGGAGGATTCAAGAATGGGGGGGGACAAGCTTAGACTGGAACCCAACAAAGTGGACGAGTTCAAAGCCAAACTGGTAGCCTGGTTTGTGTGCGTTGAAGGCGGTATTGACAAATTAATGGAAAATATGAAGGGCAACGATGAGAGACTCTCCAAACAATTCATGACTTCTTGGGAGGACAGAAGGGTGACCATGGGGGGAATCTCTTTCGAAATCAACGAAGAGGTCATTGCTCAAGTGACGGGCCTTTCAATGGAGGGCAGCAAATGGAAAAAGCAGAGCCGCATTGCAGATTCTACCAACCTCAACCAATTTTTCCGCCAAGGCAAGAACCCAATCAAGAGGGTTGGAGGATTCAATAGGGAGGAGCTTCCTCACGTGTGGGACGAAGTCTGCTACATCGTGATGAAGTATTTTATGCTAGAGGGCAG GCTTAAATGTTTGAAAGCCCAGCTTGAGGAAGTTCTGGCCTGGGAAGAACCTTATTGGAG TTTTGTTAATTCAATCCCTCCACTTgttaatgaggatgataataagatgcttatggctCCTTTTACTAATGGTGAGTTAAGAGAGGTGGTCTTTTCCATGCCTCCGGAGAAGGCTCTGAGGCCGGATGGGTTCATGACTttgttttttcagaaatgttgggactttgtggagaatgatgttttattagcCCTTGAAGAGTCTAGGCGAAATAGAACTATTTTGAAAGAACTAAATACTACTCTTATTGCCATTATTCCTAAGGTGGACAATCCTAACTCTTTCTCTGATTTTCACCCTATTGCTCTTTGTAATACTTTATATAAAATCATTACTAAGGCAATTTCAGTTAGGTTGTCTAAGCTCATTCCTAGGATTGTGTCTATTGATCAGGGTcgttttgttcctggaagggaaACTTCGAAGGGTGCAATTGTTGCACATGAGATTTCGCATTCCATTTCACTTCAGAAGACTGTGACTATGATTCTTAAATCTGATATGCTTAAAGC